From one Trachemys scripta elegans isolate TJP31775 chromosome 14, CAS_Tse_1.0, whole genome shotgun sequence genomic stretch:
- the LOC117887198 gene encoding uncharacterized protein LOC117887198, which translates to MSDRKPTDAELLAEVRKLHEKLRWSNQKKVMLNDVAKFEQHLGVNIQVVLYTVKGAWGFFKMRGTVYPKTYFILLHDEHYYGVLDVKKLFGAKNYCEFCHTVYSHDHSCRYLCRLCLSVMCSDSVGVQQQCPSCRLYCRSKECLDRHIDCASKNQVECLSKTLCEKCQSYVDKRHRCKGRRCKQCQGLIVGDIDGHLCFMDSLRKPESSKKYIFFYDFECTQETGLHTPNYIFAMSLKSEKSWEFKGDEYLSVFVKTFIGKVSGTQFLDTFLAHNSKGYDAYFIVRQLLKEKMGLELITQGSKLMCVEIKALGIRFIDSLNFLPMKLSKLPQVMGFEGCKGYFPHFFNTLEN; encoded by the coding sequence ATGTCCGATCGTAAACCTACGGACGCGGAATTGTTAGCGGAGGTGAGAAAGTTACATGAGAAACTGAGGTGGTCAAATCAAAAAAAGGTTATGCTCAATGATGTAGCAAAGTTTGAACAGCATTTAGGAGTTAATATACAGGTGGTGCTGTATACGGTGAAAGGTGCCTggggcttttttaaaatgcgggGCACAGTGTACCCCAAGACTTATTTTATCCTGTTGCACGATGAGCATTACTATGGGGTTTTGGATGTAAAAAAGTTGTTCGGAGCGAAAAAttattgtgagttttgccacaCGGTGTACAGCCACGACCACTCTTGCAGGTATCTTTGTCGCCTCTGCTTGAGCGTAATGTGCTCAGACAGCGTGGGCGTGCAGCAGCAGTGTCCTAGCTGTAGACTGTATTGTCGGTCCAAAGAGTGTTTAGACAGACATATTGACTGTGCATCAAAAAACCAAGTTGAATGCCTGTCTAAAACTTTGTGTGAGAAGTGTCAGTCTTACGTGGACAAGCGGCATAGGTGTAAAGGGAGACGGTGTAAACAGTGTCAGGGTTTGATCGTTGGTGATATAGACGGTCACCTCTGTTTTATGGACAGCCTTAGAAAGCCTGAATCttcaaaaaagtatatttttttttatgatttcgaATGCACTCAGGAGACCGGGTTGCACACTCCCAATTACATTTTTGCTATGTCCCTAAAGTCAGAAAAATCCTGGGAATTTAAGGGCGATGAGTATCTTTCTGTGTTTGTTAAGACCTTTATTGGCAAAGTTTCGGGCACACAATTCCTAGACACGTTCCTAGCGCACAATTCTAAAGGTTATGATGCGTACTTCATTGTTAGACAGTTACTCAAGGAAAAGATGGGCCTAGAACTGATCACTCAGGGTAGTAAACTAATGTGCGTGGAAATTAAGGCCCTGGGCATTCGTTTTATAGACTCTTTAAACTTCTTGCCCATGAAGCTTAGCAAGCTACCACAGGTGATGGGGTTTGAAGGGTGCAAAGGGTATTTTCCACACTTTTTTAACACATTAGAAAATTAA
- the LOC117887200 gene encoding uncharacterized protein LOC117887200, with the protein MDSFTIPRRTSDFVLAPRVFDHPRRKRYISDSSEEEEGATEGSPLAPPLLDTPEPDPETLMRDPDEHGGLSLSTPSEVEGDCGSGESPADKANGKDCAQLDNAFLEDPEALDSVASSSEDEPGPPCFCSTLIQVVEEDSEDDGYEEFRRRLGIELTEPVPCHERKKVMRTIVRVAVYAILKHCLREKFFEDCEGCVIDAPGQRHHDCVTWTSVDINCKLQGLCAELCLESLLNTIIAIGYGMQCLCLTQEHLAQGVTLINAVQFSADPDRVLKKMTKPENACLQRYIDRLVRTESYRTLLKKKTICKKSKRTKLENGEGTNMRYKTW; encoded by the exons atggactccttcaccatCCCCAGGAGAACTTCGGACTTTGTTTTAGCCCCGAGGGTCTTTGACCATCCACGGAGAAAGCGCTACATCAGTGACAgttctgaggaggaggagggagcgaccGAGGGGAGCCCTTTGGCCCCGCCGTTGCTGGATACACCGGAACCCGACCCCGAAACCCTCATGAGAGACCCCGATGAGCATGGCGGtctctctttgtccaccccctcagaggtggaaggcgaTTGCGGTTCGGGGGAGTCACCGGCGGACAAGGCGAACGGAAAAGACTGTGCTCAG CTCGACAATGCCTTTCTAGAGGACCCAGAGGCCCTGGACAGTGTTGCATCAAGCAGCGAAGATGAACCTGGTCCACCATGTTTTTGCTCAACACTGATACAAGTTGTTGAAGAGGACTCTGAGGATGATGGCTATGAGGAGTTTAGGAGGCGGCTTGGGATAGAACTAACTGAGCCAGTGCCATGTCATGAGCGTAAAAAAGTCATGCGGACTATTGTACGCGTTGCTGTTTATGCTATCCTTAAACACTGCCTTAGGGAAAAGTTTtttgaagattgtgagggctgtgtcatagATGCACCAGGGCAAAGGCACcatgactgtgtgacttggacttcagtggatataaactgcaagctcCAGGGCCTATGTGCCgagctgtgtttggaaagcttattaAACACTATTATTGCCATAGGTTATGGTatgcaatgtctgtgcctaaCCCAAGAACATTTAGCGCAAGGGGTGACCTTGATAAATGCTGTACAATTCAGTGCAGACCCTGACCGTGTTCTAAAGAAAATGACCAAACCGGAAAATGCCTGCTTACAGCGTTATATTGACCGTCTAGTCCGCACAGAGAGTTACAGAACCCTGCTTAAGAAAAAGactatttgtaagaaatctaaaaggactaagttagagaatggtgaggggacaaacatgcgatataaaacttggtag